One region of Corvus moneduloides isolate bCorMon1 chromosome 1, bCorMon1.pri, whole genome shotgun sequence genomic DNA includes:
- the FAM110B gene encoding protein FAM110B: protein MPTETLPTGSMVKPVSPAVTFTSAVPLRILNKGPDYFRRQAEPNPKRLSAVERLEADKAKYVKSQEVINAKQEPVKPAVLAKPPVCPAVKRALGSPTLKVFSNNAKTESGVQRENLKLEILKNIINSSEGSSSGSGHKHGPRNWPPHRADSTELNRHSFAESLKVYPTQGWSSPQESSSNVSRRLLDQSAETFLHVSHSSSDIRKVTSAKPLKAIPCSSSAPPLPPKPKIAAIATLKSPEIEAVESGCGVSRRPSLQRSKSDLSDRYFRVDADVERFFNYCGLDPEELENLGMENFARANSDIISLNFRSASMISSDCEQSQDSNSDLRNDDSANDRVPYGISAIERNARIIKWLYSIKQARESQKVSHV, encoded by the coding sequence ATGCCTACAGAAACATTACCGACAGGTAGCATGGTGAAGCCGGTCAGCCCTGCCGTGACTTTCACATCTGCCGTTCCTCTCCGCATCCTGAACAAAGGACCTGACTATTTTCGCAGGCAGGCGGAGCCTAATCCAAAAAGACTGAGTGCAGTGGAGAGGCTTGAAGCTGACAAGGCGAAATATGTCAAGAGCCAGGAGGTCATCAATGCCAAGCAGGAGCCTGTGAAGCCGGCAGTGCTGGCGAAGCCACCGGTCTGTCCCGCGGTCAAGCGAGCGCTGGGGAGCCCCACCCTGAAGGTCTTCAGCAACAATGCAAAGACTGAGAGTGGAGTCcagagagaaaatctgaaacTCGAGATTTTGAAGAACATCATCAATAGCTCTGAAGGCTCCAGCTCAGGTTCAGGGCATAAGCACGGTCCCCGAAATTGGCCACCCCACAGAGCCGATTCAACAGAGCTGAACCGACACTCATTCGCAGAATCCTTGAAGGTTTACCCCAcgcagggctggagcagcccacaggagagcagctccaaTGTCAGCAGAAGGCTGCTAGATCAGTCAGCAGAGACTTTCTTACATGTCTCTCACAGCTCTTCAGACATTAGGAAAGTAACTAGTGCAAAGCCCTTAAAAGCAATACCCTGCAGTAGTTCAGCCCCACCTCTGCCTCCAAAGCCCAAAATCGCTGCCATTGCCACCCTGAAATCCCCAGAGATTGAGGCAGTCGAGTCTGGATGCGGAGTTAGTAGAAGACCCTCCCTACAGCGATCAAAGTCAGACTTGAGCGACAGATACTTTCGCGTTGACGCAGATGTCGAACGGTTCTTTAACTACTGCGGACTGGATCCTGAAGAGCTTGAAAACCTCGGGATGGAAAACTTTGCAAGGGCTAACTCTGATATTATATCCCTCAACTTTCGCAGTGCAAGCATGATTAGCTCAGACTGTGAACAGTCTCAGGACAGCAACAGTGACCTTAGAAATGATGACAGTGCCAATGACCGTGTGCCATACGGCATTTCTGCCATTGAAAGGAATGCCAGAATCATCAAGTGGTTATATAGCATCAAGCAAGCTAGAGAGTCACAGAAAGTGTCCCATGTGTGA